The proteins below come from a single Streptomyces tubercidicus genomic window:
- a CDS encoding ABC transporter ATP-binding protein: protein MTTTTTGRPSDGPEDRPGPGPRPAARPPEPGDRTPDALTQDALPAPKGAARSLLGSLLAPHRGRVGLVAVLLLLQQAAVQAGPLLVAYALDRAVPALRAGDHGPLLAVAVAAVLCAVASGGLQFAFVELSARVSQDVLLDLRGRIFRHGQALSLDFHERYTSGRLISRATTDVEALRELLEEGLQELITIALSTVFITAALLWLDWGLGAAALASAGPLALLVRAFRRRSHRVYSAKSTAMAAVIVKITETLNGIRPVQAFRRERPNEAAFARLNHHHARINGDTLLEMARYVVASRLVANFAVAAIVLWGAYRVATGSLALGVLAAAVLSLRRLYEPIDRLGMFLNSYESAAASLQKIAGLLARRPGVPQPAVSAALPPVGDGRPGREVAFRGVRFAYRTGDEVLPRFDLTLAAGSTVAVVGATGAGKSTLAKLLARFYDPTEGRVLLDGVDLRELSTAALRRGVVMVTQEAFLFSGTVADNIALGRPDATRAEIESAAKALGAHDFITALPDGYDTDVRKRGGRISAGQRQLVSFARALLADPAVLILDEATSSLDIPGERAVQHAMDTVLEGRTALVIAHRLSTIGIADRVLVMADGRIVEDGPPDELIAARGTFAQLHGAWRDSVG, encoded by the coding sequence ATGACCACCACCACGACCGGCCGCCCGTCCGACGGCCCGGAGGACCGCCCCGGCCCCGGGCCACGGCCCGCGGCGCGCCCCCCGGAGCCCGGGGACCGCACCCCCGACGCGCTCACCCAGGACGCACTGCCCGCCCCCAAGGGGGCCGCGCGCTCCCTCCTCGGCTCCCTGCTGGCCCCGCACCGCGGCCGCGTCGGGCTGGTGGCCGTCCTGCTGCTGCTCCAGCAGGCCGCCGTACAGGCCGGTCCGCTGCTGGTCGCCTATGCGCTGGACCGGGCGGTACCGGCGCTGCGGGCCGGGGACCACGGACCGCTGCTCGCCGTGGCGGTGGCGGCGGTGCTGTGCGCGGTGGCGTCCGGCGGGCTGCAGTTCGCCTTCGTCGAGCTCTCCGCGCGGGTCAGCCAGGATGTGCTGCTCGATCTGCGCGGCCGGATCTTCCGGCACGGTCAGGCGCTGAGCCTGGACTTCCACGAGCGCTATACGTCCGGCCGGCTGATCTCCCGGGCCACCACCGATGTGGAGGCGCTGCGCGAACTCCTCGAAGAGGGGCTCCAGGAGCTGATCACCATCGCCCTGTCGACGGTCTTCATCACGGCGGCGCTGCTCTGGCTGGACTGGGGCCTGGGCGCCGCCGCGCTCGCCTCCGCCGGGCCGCTCGCCCTCCTCGTACGGGCCTTCCGGCGCCGTTCGCACCGGGTCTACAGCGCCAAGTCCACGGCGATGGCGGCCGTCATCGTGAAGATCACCGAGACCCTCAACGGCATCCGCCCGGTGCAGGCGTTCCGCCGCGAGCGGCCGAACGAAGCCGCCTTCGCCCGGCTGAACCACCACCACGCACGGATCAACGGCGACACGCTCCTGGAGATGGCGCGCTATGTCGTCGCCTCCCGGCTGGTGGCCAATTTCGCGGTCGCCGCGATCGTCCTGTGGGGCGCCTACCGCGTGGCGACGGGAAGCCTGGCGCTCGGTGTGCTCGCCGCCGCGGTGCTCTCGCTGCGCCGGCTGTACGAACCCATCGACCGGCTCGGCATGTTCCTCAACTCCTATGAATCCGCGGCCGCTTCACTCCAGAAGATCGCCGGACTGCTCGCCCGGCGCCCCGGCGTCCCGCAGCCGGCCGTATCGGCCGCACTGCCGCCCGTAGGGGACGGCCGGCCGGGCCGCGAGGTCGCCTTCCGCGGCGTCCGCTTCGCCTACCGCACCGGCGACGAGGTACTGCCCCGCTTCGATCTGACCCTCGCGGCCGGGAGCACGGTGGCCGTGGTGGGTGCCACCGGCGCCGGCAAGTCGACCCTGGCCAAGCTCCTGGCCCGCTTCTACGACCCCACCGAGGGCCGGGTGCTGCTCGACGGTGTCGATCTGCGCGAGCTGTCCACGGCCGCGCTGCGCCGCGGTGTCGTGATGGTGACCCAGGAGGCGTTCCTGTTCTCCGGCACGGTGGCCGACAACATCGCTCTCGGCCGCCCGGACGCCACCCGCGCGGAGATCGAAAGCGCCGCGAAGGCCCTCGGCGCCCATGACTTCATCACCGCCCTGCCGGACGGCTACGACACCGATGTCCGCAAGCGCGGCGGCCGCATCTCCGCAGGCCAGCGCCAACTGGTGAGCTTCGCCCGCGCCTTGCTCGCCGACCCGGCCGTCCTCATCCTCGACGAGGCCACCAGCTCCCTGGACATACCCGGCGAACGGGCGGTGCAGCACGCCATGGACACCGTCCTGGAGGGCCGTACGGCCCTGGTGATCGCCCACCGCCTGTCGACCATCGGCATCGCCGACCGGGTCCTGGTCATGGCCGACGGCCGGATCGTCGAGGACGGCCCGCCGGACGAACTCATCGCCGCACGGGGCACGTTCGCGCAACTGCACGGGGCATGGCGGGACAGCGTGGGATAA